Within Vigna unguiculata cultivar IT97K-499-35 chromosome 2, ASM411807v1, whole genome shotgun sequence, the genomic segment agATTGAAAACAGAGATTGGAGAACACATAGACTGAGATTGAAATATACATTTAtgcatgatctctcacatatcaagcttaatatcttataatgatttatgtatgttagatttatgattcttcttATGATGTTTAttccaaattaatataaaccataattatgattttagagattcttttatgaaattggtatgaaccctacttataattttttcaaattagtataatctttaattatgaaatttagggattttgtgttttcctgcctatggtaaattttgtaaagttttgaatttatacaagagagatgataaatttatattaaaaaaattataataaagagtaaaagaattaaaaattttttgAAGGAGGAAAGTTTGTGATAaaggtgtaaaaaaaattgcatctaTGTTAGTTAACTTGAGAAATTTATGAGACCAAAAAttcaagacaatgaaaaacaaatctctaaagttcatagagttacatataatgaatttaaaaattcatcaGAACGTAATCCGGGAAAAGTATCTTCAAATTTCACAATactcaccaaatcaaattgatgaggtacgaaagACTTATCTAAAATGTATTCATTGTTTggtattatgatataataacgaatgatagtcatatttttttgaattctattattatgtgtgcttgttttaagtagaagaaatgagaaaagaaaataaagagcttttttaactaatatatatatatatatatatatatatatatatatataatataatataatataatttggcACTCTCAAATTTTTTGTCTAAGTTCCGCCACTGGTTGtagttaatttaaattaacaaagttaaatttttatattgtattttggaTTTACGTTTGAgttaaaatttgtcaaaacgatataaataactcaaatatcattttcaagAATATCTGACATGTCAATAAAATGTAACAAAGATGAATTATGAACATTATATTTATtcactttttaaatttcaaaactaaaCAAATATGAGAGAGACGAAAGTTCTAATTTcgcataaaaaataaaagtatatttaactttttattacataatGATAGCAactaaacataaaaatagaacgtgatttatttttgaattctaAATTCAAAGTAAATGGTTaagttaagaaaaaagaaatttgaagagttaaatgtgaattttgttttttttcttaaatataattttactttttgaactttaaaacaaaattgaaattctagATCGTTCGAAATTTTTATATGatcttcaaaatttaaaatagaataaaatatttatcttaaattttgttaGACTACAATATTTGTCGaacaattcaaacaattaaaatattagcaAAATCccatttaatatgtaaataaaatttaatatatttgatttaaaagtattatatcaattattttttaaaatttaaatactaaaatatatcaatatttcaGACAcgataaattcaaatttaaagcTAAgcttaaaaagttaaaaacatatttattattttattaattattcctAAACTAAACAATCATTTGATccaaatttatacaaattaaacCTTCAAACATTATAAATCGAAGCAACAACAATATATACGCAAgcaatatttgtatttttaaaggtaaaattgtcactttattttccattttcaaACATGTGTACGATAGAATAAATTCTCCTTTTATTCACACGTTTTCTTATTcgacatatataaaaataagaaaaaattgaaagtaaCGCGACaccttttaattaaaagtaaaaaaacaaaaggaaataaaCTCTTAGCTTATctgagttatatatatatatatatatatatatatatatatatatatatatatatatatatatatatatatatatatatattatgtatcaaaattcttgaaaattttatgtgtttcacttttttattattgtttacaaaatataaatataaaaagattaatattcaaaaattaaatgtcATGTATAACATGtgtaaaattatagaaaatcgCCTTAAAATAAGAATGACAATGCAGGATAAGTCAGATGAACGCGTCCGTAAGAAAAATGTGTTAGGTGGACTGACTATTTTAACTTGCTGACCCACTTAGGCCCGTCCTGCTTAATCCGCATAGGTTGCATCGATTTAAATTGCTAAAATTCAGTGACATCAACCTAatactagagatggcaaataaacccgtccccgtgggtattgcccgaatccgtccccgttttgacggagaatccccgcattgactgagtatgggtatgtgtatggagaatccccgactttttcaattgggtatggggatgagttgaggatgtacatatccccgccatattacccgtccccatttaaattattaaaatattcctaattaattaaataaccatatatatattattttttatttattttaattatttggtttgtcatgaaactcatttgcatttcaattatatttttcatcttatcataatctttatgtaattatgttcaaaatatgtatgttaattaaaaaattttatgtctcacatttgaatatttatattattttttaatatttttatttaatgtatatttttctttcacatgacaatgtttaatactctcaatttaagtatttaatagcacaaacatttcgtttactaggtaatataaaaaaaatcatttatttattattcttattattagtttttgtttcatttgaataacttttttatttcactaaaacatttttttgttatttctcaactactgagtatatatgttgatgtttgaaaagttttcttagatttctaagacatttttcaacttatcatacccttaattatacatttgttttcctctatgtgatttctttcaatagtctctcaaattgtttgtaaacatttgttaattttataatatttttatttcttgtttattttcattatgtagaatattatttcaatatattttatttaattattttttattttttaactcattatcagtCATACTGTaagtttttcactataattatataaataacttttatttactacaatataaaaatttaatgtaattgtcattaatatttttttatcaccatccaacataattgaagttcaaaagatacaaggtctatgttaaaattttattattatgattattatttgttctttgtatcattttgatcaaatgacgtattataacttttattagtgtataaaaaagagattcattagaatttaaaagattaaagtaatcaaacatttaaaatatattttaatttgaatatttgtttttcgtttatattttttaaaaaatatttttaaatattgtcaactaggtttcattaatgtttgtaaatttaataaatgtgttggttttcatgaaactttatttggtattataatctaaaatgtaaacaattataatttattttaaatttttattatgattattatttgttctttgtatcattttgatcaaatgatgtattataacttttattagtgtataaaaaaaatatttattagaatttaaaagattggagtaaacaaacatttaaaatatcaattatgttctttgtatcattttgatcaaatgatgtattataacttttattagtgtataaaaaaaagatttaatagaatttaaaagattgaagtaaacaaacatttaaaatatattttaatttgaatatttgtttttcttttatattttttaaaaaaatatttttaaattttatcaattatgtttcattaatttttgcaaatttaataattattttagttttcatgaaattttatttggtgttattatataaaatgtagacaattataatttattttaaagtatttgatatcgaagaaacaatcatcattctaatattgaatatttgataatattatgtttcctttatcataatttttttattattttataaaaattaattaaaattaatattgaagtagtaagaaaatggatatgggtatgggtacgagattatacccgttacccgatggggatgaggatgagtcaaaagtttaatatccgttgggtttgggtatggggatgatgATGAATTTGTTTTACGGAAATGaatatgggatagcgaaacccgtgccCGTCCCGctccgttgccatccctacctaATACATTATGTGTGTTTGTCTTTTAAGTAAGTTACTCATTAGAATAAAAGTACTTTATTGTTTGTGTTTCTTCGTTAATTTTAATCTAGATCAAGATCATTCTTATTTTAAACATActtatacttaaaaaattatgaattatgaaatttgaatatcactttaaaaaaagaaataaacttgtaaaatgatttatttttactaatttaattaaataaaaataaaaatattgaaatcttATAccttaatgaataaaataaaaaataaatatttttttatgcaaatcATCGACGTATCAACAAATTGACGAGTCAAACATTATACAAGCAGGACGCATAATCATCCCTACCTTCGATCTCCGGATACTGTTACATTATTTAGGTTTTTCAATATAAGTTAATggatgattttatttaaaaaataatttggtgGTTAAATATACTAACTATAAACTTAACaactatttgatattttaaaatattgactACATAGATCAATgttcatttatataaatgatttaattttttatttcatatagatatataattataaatgatgaaTCTATGACAAAATTCTAgcaaaaattagataaaataggACTGTCGCTGCAACAAGGTGAGTCACAGTCAACCATTAATCAGATGAATgttaataaacattttttaaaataccaattaaAGTAACAGTAActataattgtaataaaaatattttttttttctatttatatgaCTATTTGTGTTCCTAGTTTGTACCTCATAAATGATAGGCTTTTCATCAAACAACGCGTTTGAAGTGGTTGACCTCGTGTTGCCATAAAATTGGATTTTGTTACGCATACCCTACACAATCACCTTGTTGTGTAGTGGGGAAGttttaatatactaaaataattgaatatgtgACTATTCATTTGAGTGGAAGCAACATAAAATAATACCCTCCCACTTGCCTCCGATCCTTATCTCTCTCCGTCTGTTTCTATTTGATTTTTTCACAACATGCATTTATTAgtacaacaataacacaaagtTATTTTGAGTAAATAATGCACTATTATAAACTGTTATTTATAGGTGTGTGTGaatttgatttatataattaaaaaaataatattctccAACAGaagaaaaatgcaattaaatttatttaaaattggtCACCCTTGGAAGGGACCCTTTCAGGTAACATAAACAAAATAGCAAAAAATAGCAAAAACCAAGTAGCAACAGGGTTTATAAGTTTCCGGTGAGCAAATcgttgctggtgtgagtgttGTCCAAACACAAAAAACGCAGCGTTCTGTTGTAGAAACGCGATTGGTGGTATCTTCCGGCGATCCTATCGGTGTGCGCACTGGATAGCTTCCGTGGCCGGCCACCGACACGTGGCGAAGAGCCTTTAGGCCCAAGGCTCGCATTGGACAGAGACGCAGTCGCAATtaaaaccaataaaataaatgaataaacaaATGGTTTGTGCAGAAGCCAAGCGAGGAACCGGCGAATAAACAAACTAACTGTTATGTATGCGCATTGCGCACCTCACAACCAGAGTTCTGTCCAATTCAATGAACGGCGGCGAGGAGAGAGAGACAACAGCGTTCCGAGCTCTGGCGGATCGGTGCCGGAGCCTCGAGGAGAAGCAGGCCAAGCTGAGGGAGGAATTCGATGAGCTACTGCAAAAGAAGCTCACAGTCAGGCACGATAAGGATAACGAGGTCATTGCTGATTCAACAACCTTCGGTTTTCTCTCCCGTTACTTCTTCTCCGGAAGTCCGTACGCAACCGTGCTGAAATGTATGGGCCACGCTGTTCACGTCGTCAGAGTTCCCTCCGCTGAGATCGTATACTGGTATAATAATAAATCGTAGAGgctacatttttttatttgaatcgTTTCTTCTTTCTggtaatttttactctctgagACTATTCACGgtgttgtaatttttaatgGAACAGTTGAACGCTGTAGAGATGGATAGTGAATAGGATGTGTGAGAAACTAGTTTCGAGTTTGGTTAGACATCCGCACGATGTCGTTTAGAGTGCTATATTGGGAATTGAATGAGTTATTTCGGTTGAAAGTTTATTTGGTAAAACATGTTTTGAATGATTCGATAGGGGAGTATTCCAATTCGGCAAGTCCGCAACATAGCAAATAAGAAAGGTTCGTGGGGATCACTGCACTGGATCAGTTTGCAGGAtattttgaacattttaaacTGAGGATGGTGGGGGAAGCCTTGGGAATTGGAATTAGAAGTCCCTGTGTGCAAGTCTTCCTTATAAAAAAGGACAGAGTGTTCGACATTTTAGTTCTGTGTTGAAATTGGCCATTCTACTGGGAGTCACATTGAAGTTACTAAGGAAAAGAGACATCGTGTTGCATTTTCTTCAGTAGTTAGTGGTTTGCTTTGCTTAACAAGTGTTAATCGTGTTTAGCAATTGTGGATCACTCTAGCACCCTGTGTCGTGAAGTCATATCCGTAAATATGGATCTGTATTTGGGGGAAAGTGATAAGAAGCTGATTTTTCACAAAGCTAATTGGATCCGGTATGTAATTAAAATCACGAAAACCTTTAGTGTAAAAGATATTAAATCTAAAAAGATTAATGGTTAGAAATTGGCTTTTGAACCGTCATAACACTTGTATGTGCTCTCTTATTCGCTGATAATCAGGTCGAATTTCAGTCAagatttcacttttttttttcaaatttcgaAAAAGTTACCTCTGCAAATATTCCTTTTGTTTCTCAGATTGCTTTTGAGCCAAACCTATTTCCATTTCAGGAATCACACCGCCGAAACTCTGTATGGATGGAAAGACTACGAAATCATTGGCCAAAGAGTAACTAAAGTCCTAATTGCTGAGGAAAATTATGTATCTCTACAAAACATTCTGGAAAGGGTGGTTTCCGGAGTTCCATGGTCTGGGAAGTTTCCTTTCAAAAAGAAATCTGGTGAAGTAGTTATGGCATTGGTAACAAAAACTCCTCTTTATGAGGGTGGTGAGCTTGTTGGTGTTATAACTGTTTCAAGTGATGCGGCTATATTAAAATCTACAAATTCAGAAAATCAAACATACAAGTCTGCTAGCAATGGCCAACCTGGAGTACGGAGGttaaactttaaaagaattCAGTGGCCACCACGACCAACCATTGCACCAATGCCACAGATTGCTTCATCTGTTTCTAATCTGGTTCTCATTAgtgtgatattttttataattttattcttttttattttggtttatttttatcatttgcTAAATTGGATTATAGAACCCTATTTTTTATATCTACCAGGCATCAAAGCTTCTCCCACTGCTGCATAGTTCCGATGACACAGTTTCCAAGAATACTTCAACAGATGGTGATGAAAAGATGGAGAAGCGTGGCATATATGtatgtttttgttcatctcGAGGATGTAGTATCTGAGTAGGTGTTAACTATTATAACGTTTTAAGTTTTCGTCCCTTAAATTCGAATTTCAGGAAACAAAACCTTATTCCAGACATTTCCGTAAAGAAAACACAATTGTCACGGAGGCCTCTGAGGAGAATGAGTCGACTGCAGAATTTGGCCAACCttctaaaattgtaaataaaatctTTTACTTTCCCTTTTATTAGTTACTCTAATTGCctaatttatattgataaagTGATACTTCAtctaaaatcataaatttagagGCTGAACCTTTGTAGGGCACTATGAAGCTTAGATCCCAAATTAATGCCATTTAAGTATATGCTAACAGAAACTGAGCATATACTGCAGGCCCATATGAATCTGTAAACTCTGCATTGGTTTGATCTATTTAGtacataatatttgtttaaaattttgtgtCTGTGAACCTTTGTGGGGTACTTATGGAACGTGGATACCAAACTAATGCAGTTCTCCAGCAGAATCCAAGTATATGCCGGAGGTCCACTTGACATTGTGAATGCTGCATTGGTTTGACCTGTAGTATATAATATCTGTTTAAAAATTGTGTGATGTGAAACTTCTGTGTAACATTTTATCCATTTTAGATACGTGATCCTCTCTATAATTAAATCACTTCAGGCAGCCAAGCTTCAAACTGGGGTACGTGCAAAATATGGGAAGGATAatggaaaaataagaaataattgtGCAGATGATAATTCAGGAAGCAATAGAatgaattatgaaaatgattcaTCTGGAGGTTTAGTTCCATTAAATGGATACCAGGATGTTGTTAATGGAGCAGATAAAGAACAAAATCTTCAGAAATGTAGTTCTTCACTTGCACTGAAGAGAGCAGATACAACAGCGTGTGCATCTAGAGCTTCTACTGTTTCCAAAGATTATTCTGGTAAGCCTTTCTCTGGGGAGTGGTGTGAATTTTTTGATTCTCCCATTCCCCATATCCATTGTTATGATTACATTGTCTATTTGATCACAAGAAATTGGAACCAGAGGCTACGACTATGGTGACAGGAGATGAAGTACAAAAGCAGCAAGAAGGGTCGCAACTGCCAAGTTCGAGGGAGAGTACAGGCAGCCATGAAAGTTTGTCGGGCAAAGGGGATTATGAGTCAAACTCTGTTTCAGAGTGTGAAATCCATTGGGAAGACCTTCAATTAAGAGAAGAGATTGGACAAGGTAATGAATTCTATTATTATGCATTTTATAGTTCCTCTGTGTTGAGGagtttaaatgctagaatgtttttatttgtaaatagcGGCGTAAGTTTAGAAAACGAAGTATATGGAGCAGTCtcaaaataatatcaatatcattTTCCCCTCTTAAATCTAAGTGGCCTATGATCCTTTATGCCACAAATAAATTCAATCTTTTTGAAGGAAACTTCAGTGTCTAGTGGTGATGAATTGTCATAAAGAAGTAACCAAGAATATTTGCTCAAACATCTCAAGGTAGAACGAGAAATTTCTaatggatatcttttcaaataATTAGGTTGATCTACCTGCATCTTTCTTTTCGTAGAACATAAAATGTTTCTGAATATTCCTTTTTCAACTAATGATTGCTGACATAGTTATGTTCTACTGAATCTTGTAGGTTCTTATGCAACTGTTTATCATGGAATTTGGAATGGATCGGTATAAAATTACTACATTCTTCTATGTTACTAATAGTATTGACTGGCCATCTGCTCTAAaacttattttctctttcaggATGTTGCAGTCAAGGTTTATTTTGGGAACGGATACACAGAGGAGACTTTACAAGATTACAGAAAAGAGgtctctatctctctctctctctctctctctctctgtgtgTCTTGCTTTAAATAGAAAGCAACTGATACATGAATCCTTTGTGTATACTTCAGATTGATATAATGAAGAGATTGAGACACCCTAATGTATTACTTTTCATGGGAGCAGTATATTCACAGGAAAGGCTTGCCATTGTTACAGAGTTATTACCTAGGTAAGATTTTCGACATCATCATCTTTGAGCTTATTAAAGGAGTTGCACTGTGGTAGAAGCACATAAAATATCATGTTTGAGGTATCgattatatttttgttacttAGGTAATAGAGCTGGGTATTAGTAGTGAATATGAATATCTCACGCACGGTGCACAACAAAATCcccatttacattttttttgtatgtaAATTATAGGAATCatcttaaattgattttattttgcaCGTTAGGGGAAGCCTTTTCAAAAATCTACATAGGAACAAACAGACATTAGACATCAGAAGACGTCTAAGGATGGCTCTTGATGTAGTGCGTGTCCTCTCCCACTTCACATACAAATGTTGAGAGCAAGCTGGTGGCTTGTTGAACCTTCATTTTATAATGTTCTAAATCACATTGTTGTCCATTTCAGGCTAGAGGAATGAATTATCTTCATCACAGAAATCCACCAATTGTGCATCGAGATCTGAAGTCTTCCAACCTGCTTGTAGATAAAAACTGGACTGTaaaggtgatcaatgcttcaaAATGCATTTGACGGGCCTAGGATGGTTCAATATAatgagttttgtttttttccttaGGTTGGAGATTTTGGCCTGTCTAGGTTGAAGGATGCAACTTTATTGAATACAAAATCTGGGAGAGGCACCGTAATGACGTCACtcgcttttttcatttttaaatatgaaactTCTGACCTGAACAGCTGGCAACTGTAAAATCTTTAGTTTGTTTTTAGTGAATGAAGTTTTATTTCTGTATCTTGCTAACAATCATATTTGTTGTTAAAATGCAGCCTCAATGGATGGCCCCTGAAGTCCTTAGAAACGAACCTTCAAATGAGAAGTAATTCCTTGGAACTGTGACTCAACCGATTGTGTTCATCCTGGAATTTTCTGGAAACTTTGAAAATGGAGACGATATTCTGAACAAtgaattttttcaaaaagttttccAAATTGTCATTTTCCCTAATTATTTGCTAACTTGCCCTAATGATCTTGAGGAATTGTTATATCAGCTTTAAATGTCCAGTGTTTAAAATCTTTGATTAGAAACTTCTATATAGCTGCAGTTTGAGTTTTTTCCATCACTGTCCCACCTTCTCCAGTTTCCAAAAATATCGCTAGTTTGGAAGTTATTCTGTACTTGCAAATAGTGCCTAGATCCTATTGAATTGGTAATGCAGTTGATGCTTCTGAAGTAAtgaatttctttcattttctaaacAGGTCTGATGTATTCAGTTTCGGTGTCATCCTCTGGGAACTAATGACTCAATCTATTCCGTGGAAAAATTTGAATTCCTTACAGGTTTCTCTCTCCTAGAAACACATGTAATTTCAACATAAATTCGTCTGTACAACTAATAGTGCTGTTAACTAACACATCTCCTCACATCACTTTGATTGACcaattttcttaagaattttaattaaagttacatACTTAGATGGTTAAGTAAATATGTTTAACAATTGATTAATTAACAAGTGTAAGCATCATTATTCATCTTAAACGCCGAGAAATCTGAACACTGGGATTTTTTTATGACCATTGTATTTTACTTTAAAGGTTGTTGGAGTCGTAGGCTTTATAGACAGAC encodes:
- the LOC114173955 gene encoding probable serine/threonine-protein kinase SIS8 isoform X1 encodes the protein MRIAHLTTRVLSNSMNGGEERETTAFRALADRCRSLEEKQAKLREEFDELLQKKLTVRHDKDNEVIADSTTFGFLSRYFFSGSPYATVLKCMGHAVHVVRVPSAEIVYWNHTAETLYGWKDYEIIGQRVTKVLIAEENYVSLQNILERVVSGVPWSGKFPFKKKSGEVVMALVTKTPLYEGGELVGVITVSSDAAILKSTNSENQTYKSASNGQPGVRRLNFKRIQWPPRPTIAPMPQIASSVSNLASKLLPLLHSSDDTVSKNTSTDGDEKMEKRGIYETKPYSRHFRKENTIVTEASEENESTAEFGQPSKIAAKLQTGVRAKYGKDNGKIRNNCADDNSGSNRMNYENDSSGGLVPLNGYQDVVNGADKEQNLQKCSSSLALKRADTTACASRASTVSKDYSEATTMVTGDEVQKQQEGSQLPSSRESTGSHESLSGKGDYESNSVSECEIHWEDLQLREEIGQGSYATVYHGIWNGSDVAVKVYFGNGYTEETLQDYRKEIDIMKRLRHPNVLLFMGAVYSQERLAIVTELLPRGSLFKNLHRNKQTLDIRRRLRMALDVARGMNYLHHRNPPIVHRDLKSSNLLVDKNWTVKVGDFGLSRLKDATLLNTKSGRGTPQWMAPEVLRNEPSNEKSDVFSFGVILWELMTQSIPWKNLNSLQVVGVVGFIDRRLDLPEDLDPHVASIIHDCWRSDPDRRPSFEELIQRTLFLVNRVTAVSIRRIAES
- the LOC114173955 gene encoding probable serine/threonine-protein kinase SIS8 isoform X2, which encodes MRIAHLTTRVLSNSMNGGEERETTAFRALADRCRSLEEKQAKLREEFDELLQKKLTVRHDKDNEVIADSTTFGFLSRYFFSGSPYATVLKCMGHAVHVVRVPSAEIVYWNHTAETLYGWKDYEIIGQRVTKVLIAEENYVSLQNILERVVSGVPWSGKFPFKKKSGEVVMALVTKTPLYEGGELVGVITVSSDAAILKSTNSENQTYKSASNGQPGVRRLNFKRIQWPPRPTIAPMPQIASSVSNLASKLLPLLHSSDDTVSKNTSTDGDEKMEKRGIYETKPYSRHFRKENTIVTEASEENESTAEFGQPSKIAAKLQTGVRAKYGKDNGKIRNNCADDNSGSNRMNYENDSSGGLVPLNGYQDVVNGADKEQNLQKCSSSLALKRADTTACASRASTVSKDYSGDEVQKQQEGSQLPSSRESTGSHESLSGKGDYESNSVSECEIHWEDLQLREEIGQGSYATVYHGIWNGSDVAVKVYFGNGYTEETLQDYRKEIDIMKRLRHPNVLLFMGAVYSQERLAIVTELLPRGSLFKNLHRNKQTLDIRRRLRMALDVARGMNYLHHRNPPIVHRDLKSSNLLVDKNWTVKVGDFGLSRLKDATLLNTKSGRGTPQWMAPEVLRNEPSNEKSDVFSFGVILWELMTQSIPWKNLNSLQVVGVVGFIDRRLDLPEDLDPHVASIIHDCWRSDPDRRPSFEELIQRTLFLVNRVTAVSIRRIAES
- the LOC114173955 gene encoding probable serine/threonine-protein kinase SIS8 isoform X3, which translates into the protein MDLYLGESDKKLIFHKANWIRNHTAETLYGWKDYEIIGQRVTKVLIAEENYVSLQNILERVVSGVPWSGKFPFKKKSGEVVMALVTKTPLYEGGELVGVITVSSDAAILKSTNSENQTYKSASNGQPGVRRLNFKRIQWPPRPTIAPMPQIASSVSNLASKLLPLLHSSDDTVSKNTSTDGDEKMEKRGIYETKPYSRHFRKENTIVTEASEENESTAEFGQPSKIAAKLQTGVRAKYGKDNGKIRNNCADDNSGSNRMNYENDSSGGLVPLNGYQDVVNGADKEQNLQKCSSSLALKRADTTACASRASTVSKDYSEATTMVTGDEVQKQQEGSQLPSSRESTGSHESLSGKGDYESNSVSECEIHWEDLQLREEIGQGSYATVYHGIWNGSDVAVKVYFGNGYTEETLQDYRKEIDIMKRLRHPNVLLFMGAVYSQERLAIVTELLPRGSLFKNLHRNKQTLDIRRRLRMALDVARGMNYLHHRNPPIVHRDLKSSNLLVDKNWTVKVGDFGLSRLKDATLLNTKSGRGTPQWMAPEVLRNEPSNEKSDVFSFGVILWELMTQSIPWKNLNSLQVVGVVGFIDRRLDLPEDLDPHVASIIHDCWRSDPDRRPSFEELIQRTLFLVNRVTAVSIRRIAES